Proteins co-encoded in one Capsicum annuum cultivar UCD-10X-F1 chromosome 9, UCD10Xv1.1, whole genome shotgun sequence genomic window:
- the LOC107843124 gene encoding acylphosphatase, which produces MSNPGSTSNFKTVRVVIKGRVQGVSYRGWTVDNATELGLNGWVRNRKDGTVEAMFSGCNEKVREMERRCWEGPPAAKVTGVDVNVSDEDVAPGFQCRLTV; this is translated from the exons ATGTCAAATCCTGGTTCTACATCCAATTTTAAAACT GTTAGGGTTGTGATCAAAGGAAGAGTTCAGGGTGTGTCGTATAGGGGTTGGACAGTAGATAATGCAACCGAGTTGGGTTTGAATGGTTGGGTTAGGAACAGAAAGGACGGAACTGTCGAAGCCATGTTTTCCGGTTGTAATGAGAAGGTTCGAGAAATGGAACGACGCTGCTGGGAGGGCCCGCCAGCAGCAAAAGTCACCGGGGTGGATGTTAATGTATCAGATGAAGATGTAGCGCCGGGTTTTCAATGTAGGCTAACTGTTTGA
- the LOC107843123 gene encoding uncharacterized protein LOC107843123 isoform X2 has product MSLPSSSFLANSIFISHKHFIRKSQTCQQCQTRILLSKLTQNVVIDKHRGSTKPISFQFPFLLLPLCIGWSSSLSFSSSFALSCSPFHILHRFQSPPLSSPMSSLSSEQNSGHDAKTVRAVIKGRVQGVFYRDWTVENAKELGLKGWVRNRRDGTVEALFSGSPEKVQEMEQRCRRGPPSAIVTGLDVFPCDDDPGTGFKRKQTA; this is encoded by the exons ATGTCACTTCCTTCATCATCATTTTTAGCTAATTCAATCTTCATATCACACAAACACTTTATTAGGAAATCCCAAACATGTCAACAATGTCAAACAAGAATCTTGTTATCAAAACTTACACAAAATGTTGTTATTGATAAACATAGAGGTAGCACAAAACCAATCTCCTTTCAGTTTCCCTTTTTGTTACTACCTCTTTGTATTGGTTGGAGTTCTTCTCTATCATTTAGTTCTTCTTTTGCTCTTTCTTGTTCTCCTTTTCATATTTTACACAGATTTCAGTCACCTCCTCTCTCATCTCCTATGTCCTCTTTGAGTTCTGAGCAAAATTCTGGCCATGATGCTAAAACA GTTAGAGCTGTGATTAAAGGGAGAGTGCAAGGGGTGTTCTACCGAGACTGGACTGTGGAGAATGCGAAGGAGTTGGGCTTGAAAGGCTGGGTTCGAAATCGGAGGGATGGAACAGTGGAAGCTTTGTTTTCTGGAAGCCCGGAAAAGGTTCAGGAGATGGAACAGAGGTGCCGGAGGGGTCCACCATCTGCCATTGTCACTGGACTAGATGTCTTCCCTTGTGATGACGACCCCGGAACAGGTTTCAAACGCAAACAAACAGCTTGA
- the LOC107843123 gene encoding uncharacterized protein LOC107843123 isoform X1 codes for MSLPSSSFLANSIFISHKHFIRKSQTCQQCQTRILLSKLTQNVVIDKHRGSTKPISFQFPFLLLPLCIGWSSSLSFSSSFALSCSPFHILHRFQSPPLSSPMSSLSSEQNSGHDAKTVCCGFQVRAVIKGRVQGVFYRDWTVENAKELGLKGWVRNRRDGTVEALFSGSPEKVQEMEQRCRRGPPSAIVTGLDVFPCDDDPGTGFKRKQTA; via the exons ATGTCACTTCCTTCATCATCATTTTTAGCTAATTCAATCTTCATATCACACAAACACTTTATTAGGAAATCCCAAACATGTCAACAATGTCAAACAAGAATCTTGTTATCAAAACTTACACAAAATGTTGTTATTGATAAACATAGAGGTAGCACAAAACCAATCTCCTTTCAGTTTCCCTTTTTGTTACTACCTCTTTGTATTGGTTGGAGTTCTTCTCTATCATTTAGTTCTTCTTTTGCTCTTTCTTGTTCTCCTTTTCATATTTTACACAGATTTCAGTCACCTCCTCTCTCATCTCCTATGTCCTCTTTGAGTTCTGAGCAAAATTCTGGCCATGATGCTAAAACA GTTTGTTGTGGCTTTCag GTTAGAGCTGTGATTAAAGGGAGAGTGCAAGGGGTGTTCTACCGAGACTGGACTGTGGAGAATGCGAAGGAGTTGGGCTTGAAAGGCTGGGTTCGAAATCGGAGGGATGGAACAGTGGAAGCTTTGTTTTCTGGAAGCCCGGAAAAGGTTCAGGAGATGGAACAGAGGTGCCGGAGGGGTCCACCATCTGCCATTGTCACTGGACTAGATGTCTTCCCTTGTGATGACGACCCCGGAACAGGTTTCAAACGCAAACAAACAGCTTGA
- the LOC124886990 gene encoding auxin-responsive protein SAUR32-like translates to MVKSKIIKKLLKAQYLHQLIPNSKKRSHSNSITSAIDDQFRDETTHGETSLVPNDVKEGYFAVFSVNPEEEPTRFVVELHWLTHPSFLELLKKAEDEYGFRYEGVLEFPCRAEELEKVLATECSNKVSRW, encoded by the coding sequence ATGGTGAAGTCCAAGATAATTAAGAAGTTATTGAAGGCTCAATATCTTCATCAATTGATTCCAAATTCCAAAAAAAGGTCACATAGTAATAGTATTACTAGTGCTATTGATGATCAATTTCGCGATGAAACAACACATGGCGAGACATCATTGGTGCCAAATGATGTGAAAGAAGGATACTTTGCTGTTTTTTCGGTGAATCCCGAAGAGGAACCAACAAGGTTTGTGGTGGAACTGCATTGGTTAACGCATCCGTCTTTCTTGGAATTATTGAAGAAAGCTGAAGATGAATATGGATTTAGGTATGAAGGTGTTCTTGAATTCCCTTGTCGTGCCGAGGAATTGGAGAAGGTTCTTGCTACTGAATGTTCGAACAAAGTTTCACGTTGGTAG